In the Moraxella osloensis genome, one interval contains:
- a CDS encoding fasciclin domain-containing protein, translating into MLKQAFLAAAISTTLLAGCATTPTHTAHAPMHTANIVDVAKSNPDFSLLVEAVVAAGLADTVATTKNITVFAPTNAAFANLLAELGITKAQLFANKPLLQSVLTYHVLPATVMAKDVKPGMVKTLQGQNIMVTSNGKLQDANGRVANIVTTDIKASNGVVHVIDRVILPKR; encoded by the coding sequence ATGTTAAAACAAGCCTTCTTAGCAGCGGCGATTTCTACCACGTTATTAGCCGGTTGTGCCACGACGCCAACCCATACCGCTCATGCACCGATGCACACGGCTAACATTGTTGATGTGGCAAAATCAAATCCAGATTTTTCATTATTAGTTGAAGCGGTGGTAGCCGCAGGTTTAGCCGACACCGTCGCGACTACGAAAAACATCACCGTATTTGCGCCGACCAATGCTGCCTTTGCCAATCTACTTGCTGAGCTTGGTATAACAAAAGCGCAATTGTTTGCAAACAAACCGCTATTGCAATCTGTGTTAACTTATCATGTGCTGCCAGCCACAGTAATGGCAAAAGATGTCAAGCCAGGGATGGTTAAAACCTTACAAGGTCAAAACATCATGGTGACTTCAAATGGTAAATTACAAGATGCCAATGGACGTGTTGCCAACATTGTCACCACAGATATCAAAGCGAGCAATGGTGTGGTACATGTAATTGACCGTGTCATTTTGCCAAAAAGATAA